In Gemmatimonadales bacterium, the following are encoded in one genomic region:
- a CDS encoding metallophosphoesterase: MNRITILHCSDIHFGQDVDLDQIAGLEGLATDLAPSAVAIAGDITQRARHGEFQRALVFVQALRRLAPTIIVPGNHDVQWWATPFDVIGAGPKYEKYRRYFGDDLTPTLVIDGAILCGVLTSYGVSAGSMTPNLNDMAVKGHLPARETERAAMRFDEESPELLRVMVMHQNLLRGRISERMGLARWREAWRNVMATGVDLVLCGHDHEERAGILPNGAVVATAGTHTNRTRGKRPSACNLILADATSITVRHYIWDAGDRVFRAGPEIIFPRPRVAEVQHTDG; this comes from the coding sequence GTGAACAGAATCACCATCCTCCATTGCTCCGATATCCACTTCGGGCAGGACGTCGATCTCGACCAGATCGCCGGGCTGGAGGGGCTTGCCACCGACCTCGCGCCGAGCGCGGTGGCGATCGCGGGAGACATCACGCAGCGGGCGCGCCATGGAGAATTCCAGCGCGCGCTGGTCTTCGTGCAGGCGCTGCGTCGCCTCGCGCCCACGATCATCGTTCCCGGCAATCACGACGTGCAATGGTGGGCGACGCCGTTCGATGTGATCGGTGCCGGTCCCAAGTACGAGAAGTACCGTCGCTACTTCGGTGACGATCTCACGCCGACGCTGGTGATCGACGGCGCGATTCTCTGTGGCGTGCTGACGAGCTACGGTGTCTCGGCGGGCTCGATGACGCCGAACCTCAACGACATGGCGGTGAAGGGACATCTTCCGGCGCGCGAGACGGAGCGCGCGGCGATGCGCTTCGACGAAGAGAGTCCGGAACTGCTTCGCGTGATGGTGATGCACCAGAACCTGCTGCGCGGCAGGATTTCGGAACGGATGGGGCTGGCGCGCTGGCGCGAGGCGTGGCGCAACGTGATGGCCACCGGGGTCGACCTGGTTCTCTGCGGACACGATCACGAAGAGCGGGCGGGGATCCTGCCGAACGGCGCGGTCGTGGCGACGGCCGGTACCCACACCAACCGCACCCGGGGCAAGCGGCCGTCGGCGTGCAACCTGATTCTCGCCGACGCAACATCGATCACCGTGCGGCACTACATCTGGGATGCGGGCGATCGGGTCTTTCGCGCCGGCCCCGAGATCATCTTCCCGCGGCCGCGCGTCGCAGAGGTGCAGCACACTGACGGATGA
- a CDS encoding SprT-like domain-containing protein: MSWRPRTGLRLHGGYAAAPDDVLQAIVRYVARRVPRAERLAARRAFMAFPAHQHAPSRPRRRRPAAIPPADLPLIERLRALHHEFNQRHFDGALDAIPIVLSDRMKRRLGEFRISHDRTAVEIIISRRHLRRDGWRHASDTLLHEMIHQWQAATGRPIDHRRDFRRKAREVGIPPQAVVDL; this comes from the coding sequence ATGAGCTGGCGCCCGCGGACCGGGCTGCGCCTGCATGGCGGCTACGCCGCGGCGCCCGACGACGTGCTCCAGGCAATCGTGCGCTATGTCGCGCGACGGGTTCCGCGCGCCGAGCGTCTCGCCGCGCGCCGCGCCTTCATGGCGTTTCCGGCACATCAGCACGCGCCCTCGCGCCCGCGACGACGTCGCCCGGCCGCGATTCCGCCGGCAGACCTGCCGCTCATCGAGCGCCTTCGCGCGCTGCACCACGAGTTCAATCAGCGCCACTTCGACGGCGCGCTCGACGCGATTCCGATCGTTCTTTCCGACCGGATGAAACGCCGACTGGGAGAGTTCCGGATCTCGCACGACCGCACCGCTGTCGAGATCATCATCTCGCGGAGGCACCTCCGTCGCGACGGGTGGCGCCATGCCTCCGACACCCTCCTCCACGAGATGATCCATCAGTGGCAGGCCGCCACCGGACGGCCGATCGACCATCGGCGGGACTTTCGTCGCAAGGCGCGCGAGGTGGGGATTCCGCCGCAGGCGGTTGTCGATCTCTGA
- a CDS encoding acyl-CoA dehydrogenase family protein, which produces MAGSGQYTGVDFYDVDALLSEEERAVRDTVRTWVDDALIPVIGEAYVTGRFPKELIPGMAELGLFGANLPEEYGCAGLNNVAYGLIMQELERGDSGIRSFASVQGGLVMYPIFTFGSDEQKKEWLPKLASGQEIGCFGLTEPDFGSNPGGMITTAKQTADGWVLNGVKMWITNGSQATVAIIWAKTGDIDDTNSIRGFIVPANTPGYAGKDQKGKLSLRASDTSEIHLQDVHLPANAILPKSGGIKSPLMCLTQARYGIAWGGVGAAMACYDEARRYALNRIMFGKPIAQTQIQQERLADMLTEITKAQLLALHLGRLKDQGKATPARVSLAKRNNVSIACDIAREARRLLGANGILIEYHSMRHLANLESVYTYEGTHDMHSLILGQEITGLPAF; this is translated from the coding sequence ATGGCCGGATCCGGGCAGTATACAGGCGTGGATTTCTACGACGTGGACGCGCTTCTCTCCGAAGAGGAACGCGCCGTCCGTGACACCGTGCGTACCTGGGTCGATGACGCCCTGATTCCGGTGATCGGCGAGGCGTATGTCACCGGCAGATTCCCGAAGGAATTGATTCCGGGAATGGCCGAACTGGGACTCTTCGGCGCCAACCTTCCCGAGGAATACGGGTGCGCCGGTCTCAATAATGTGGCGTACGGCCTGATCATGCAGGAACTCGAGCGCGGCGACAGCGGCATCCGCTCGTTCGCGTCGGTGCAGGGCGGCCTGGTGATGTATCCGATCTTCACCTTCGGATCGGACGAGCAGAAGAAGGAATGGTTGCCGAAGCTCGCGTCAGGCCAGGAGATCGGGTGTTTCGGCCTCACCGAGCCGGATTTCGGATCGAATCCGGGCGGGATGATCACCACCGCGAAGCAGACCGCCGACGGCTGGGTCCTCAACGGCGTCAAGATGTGGATCACCAACGGATCGCAGGCCACCGTGGCGATCATCTGGGCCAAGACCGGCGACATCGATGATACCAATTCCATCCGCGGCTTCATCGTTCCCGCCAACACGCCAGGCTACGCCGGCAAGGACCAGAAGGGGAAGCTCTCGCTGCGCGCGTCCGACACCAGCGAGATTCACCTTCAGGACGTGCACCTCCCCGCCAACGCGATCCTTCCCAAGTCGGGCGGGATCAAGTCACCGCTGATGTGCCTCACGCAGGCGCGCTACGGAATTGCCTGGGGTGGTGTTGGCGCGGCAATGGCGTGCTACGACGAAGCGCGGCGCTACGCACTCAACCGGATCATGTTCGGCAAGCCGATCGCGCAGACGCAGATCCAGCAGGAGCGCCTCGCCGACATGCTGACCGAGATCACCAAGGCGCAGCTCCTCGCCCTGCACCTCGGCCGGCTCAAGGATCAGGGGAAGGCGACACCGGCGCGCGTGTCACTCGCCAAGCGCAACAACGTCAGCATCGCGTGCGATATCGCCCGCGAGGCACGGCGGCTCCTCGGCGCCAACGGGATTCTGATCGAATACCACTCGATGCGGCACCTTGCCAATCTCGAGTCGGTTTATACGTACGAAGGGACGCACGACATGCACTCGCTGATCCTCGGCCAGGAGATCACGGGACTGCCGGCGTTCTGA